The proteins below are encoded in one region of Gambusia affinis linkage group LG07, SWU_Gaff_1.0, whole genome shotgun sequence:
- the LOC122833530 gene encoding plasma membrane calcium-transporting ATPase 2-like isoform X3, with protein MANNTADHPPGNSVAEGGHDGGHDGGHDSDFGINMQELKDLMELRSAEAVGKIQDGHGDVQNICRKLKTSPIEGLSGNLADLEKRHAAFGKNFIPPKKAKTFLQLVWEALQDVTLIILEIAAIISLGLSFYHPPGGNAEACGQAAGGVEDEGEAQAGWIEGAAILFSVIIVVLVTAFNDWSKEKQFRGLQSRIEQEQKFTVIRKGQVIQIPVAEIVVGDIAQIKYGDLLPADGILIQGNDLKLDESSLTGESDQVRKSLDKDPMLLSGTHVMEGSGRMVVSAVGLNSQTGIIFTLLGSSEHDEEKKVKKGKKQGPPENRNKAKTQDGIALEIQPLKSEEATESEEKEEVKQVKKVNVTKKEKSVLQGKLTRLAVQIGKAGLFMSALTVIILILYFVIYTFAIQGLPWMAECTPIYIQYFVKFFIIGVTVLVVAVPEGLPLAVTISLAYSVKKMMKDNNLVRHLDACETMGNATAICSDKTGTLTMNRMTVVQAYVGDMHYRTVPEPDAINPGTLDTLVNSISVNSAYTTKILPPEKEGGLPRHVGNKTECALLGLVLGLKRDYQPIRDEIPEEKMYKVYTFNSSRKSMSTVLQNADGGFRMYSKGASEIVLRKCSRILDAKGQPRVFKTKDQDEMVKKVIEPMACDGLRTICVAYRDFPAEAGEPNWDNENDILNELTCIAVVGIEDPVRPEVPAAIAKCQRAGITVRMVTGDNINTARAIATKCGILLPGEEFLCLEGKEFNTQIRNDKGEVEQERLDKVWPKLRVLARSSPTDKHTLVKGIIDSTVGETRQVVAVTGDGTNDGPALKKADVGFAMGIAGTDVAKEASDIILTDDNFTSIVKAVMWGRNVYDSISKFLQFQLTVNVVAVIVAFTGACITQDSPLKAVQMLWVNLIMDTLASLALATEPPTESLLLRKPYGRDKPLISRTMMKNILGHAVFQLIIIFTLLFAGEKFFNIDSGRNAPLHSPPSEHYTIVFNVFVMMQLFNEINARKIHGERNVFEGVYKNPIFCSVVLGTFALQIIIVQFGGKPFSCAPLTIDQWLWCVFVGMGELLWGQLISAIPTHHLKFLKEAGHGITKEEIHKEDLTEDTDEIDHAEMELRRGQILWFRGLNRIQTQMDVVYTFQTGQAAVPGALRRQPSVVSQHNDATAAKTLSSPTHVGLSSSSSLTNSAGAPAPAAASSSAAGN; from the exons ATGGCCAACAACACAGCCGACCACCCTCCGGGGAACTCGGTGGCTGAGGGCGGCCATGACGGCGGCCATGACGGCGGCCATGACAGCGACTTCGGAATTAACATGCAGGAGCTGAAGGACCTGATGGAGCTGCGGAGCGCTGAGGCTGTCGGAAAGATCCAGGACGGTCACGGAGACGTGCAGAACATCTGCCGCAAGCTCAAGACCTCGCCCATCGAAG gacTGTCTGGAAACCTGGCCGATCTAGAAAAGCGCCACGCTGCATTTGGGAAGAACTTTATTCCTCCCAAGAAGGCTAAGACGTTCCTACAGCTGGTGTGGGAGGCGCTGCAGGACGTCACACTGATCATCCTGGAGATCGCCGCCATCATCTCCCTGGGCCTGTCCTTCTACCATCCACCAGGGGGCAATGCTGAAG CATGTGGCCAGGCTGCGGGCGGCGTGGAGGACGAGGGAGAGGCGCAGGCCGGCTGGATCGAGGGAGCCGCCATCTTGTTCTCTGTCATCATCGTGGTTCTGGTCACGGCCTTCAACGACTGGTCCAAGGAGAAGCAGTTCCGCGGCCTCCAGAGTCGCATCGAGCAGGAGCAGAAGTTCACAGTCATCCGGAAAGGCCAGGTGATCCAGATCCCCGTGGCTGAGATTGTGGTGGGAGACATCGCTCAGATCAAGTACG GAGACCTGCTTCCCGCCGACGGCATCCTGATCCAAGGCAACGACCTGAAGCTGGATGAGAGCTCTCTGACCGGAGAGTCGGATCAGGTCCGGAAGTCCCTGGACAAAGACCCCATGCTGCTGTCCG GGACTCATGTGATGGAAGGCTCTGGCAGGATGGTGGTGTCTGCCGTTGGCCTCAACTCCCAGACCGGCATCATCTTCACCCTGCTGGGCTCCAGTGAGCACGACGAGGAGAAGAAAGTCAAAAAAG GTAAAAAACAAGGACCCCCCGAAAATCGCAACAAAG CCAAAACCCAGGACGGCATCGCGCTGGAGATCCAGCCGCTGAAGAGCGAGGAGGCCACCGAGtcggaggagaaggaggaggtgaagcaGGTCAAGAAGGTCAACGTGACCAAGAAGGAGAAGTCTGTTCTGCAGGGCAAGCTGACCCGGCTGGCGGTCCAGATCGGCAAGGCTG GTCTGTTCATGTCCGCCCTCACcgtcatcatcctcatcctctaCTTCGTCATCTACACGTTCGCCATCCAGGGCCTCCCCTGGATGGCCGAGTGCACGCCCATCTACATCCAGTACTTCGTCAAGTTCTTCATCATCGGCGTGACTGTTCTGGTGGTGGCGGTTCCCGAGGGGCTGCCGCTCGCCGTCACCATCTCTCTGGCCTATTCCGTCAAGAAGATGATGAAGGACAACAACCTGGTGCGCCACCTGGACGCCTGTGAGACAATGGGCAACGCCACGGCCATCTGCTCGGACAAGACGGGCACGCTGACCATGAACCGCATGACCGTGGTGCAGGCGTACGTCGGCGACATGCACTACAGGACGGTCCCGGAACCCGACGCCATCAACCCGGGAACCCTGGACACCCTGGTCAACAGCATCTCCGTCAACTCCGCCTACACCACCAAGATCTTG CCTCCAGAGAAGGAAGGCGGCCTCCCGCGCCACGTCGGCAACAAGACGGAGTGCGCCCTGCTGGGCCTGGTGCTGGGCCTGAAGAGGGActaccagccaatcagagacgaGATCCCAGAGGAAAAGATGTACAAGGTTTACACGTTCAACTCCTCCCGCAAGTCCATGAGCACAGTGCTGCAGAACGCTGATGGAGGCTTCCGGATGTACAGCAAAGGAGCGTCGGAAATCGTCCTGAGGAA GTGCTCCCGGATCCTAGACGCCAAGGGTCAGCCCCGTGTGTTCAAGACCAAAGACCAAGACGAGATGGTGAAGAAGGTGATCGAGCCGATGGCGTGCGACGGACTGCGGACCATCTGCGTGGCGTACCGGGATTTCCCTGCTGAGGCCGGGGAACCCAACTGGGACAACGAGAACGACATCCTGAACGAGCTGACCTGCATCGCCGTGGTGGGCATCGAGGACCCCGTCAGACCCGAG GTACCCGCGGCTATCGCTAAGTGCCAGCGGGCGGGAATCACCGTGCGCATGGTAACCGGGGACAACATCAACACGGCCCGCGCCATCGCCACCAAGTGCGGCATCCTGCTGCCAGGAGAGGAGTTCCTCTGTCTGGAGGGCAAAGAGTTCAACACGCAGATCAGGAACGACAAGGGAGAG GTAGAACAGGAGCGTCTGGACAAAGTCTGGCCCAAACTTCGTGTTTTAGCGCGTTCATCGCCGACGGATAAACACACCCTGGTTAAAG GAATCATCGACAGCACGGTGGGAGAAACCCGACAGGTGGTGGCCGTGACGGGAGACGGCACCAACGATGGCCCTGCTCTCAAGAAAGCCGACGTCGGCTTTGCCATG GGCATCGCCGGTACCGACGTGGCCAAGGAGGCCTCTGACATCATCCTGACCGACGATAACTTCACCAGCATCGTAAAGGCCGTCATGTGGGGCAGGAATGTCTACGACAGCATCTCCAAGTTCCTGCAGTTCCAGCTGACCGTCAACGTGGTGGCCGTGATCGTGGCCTTCACCGGCGCCTGCATCACTCAG GACTCCCCTCTGAAGGCCGTGCAGATGCTGTGGGTCAACCTCATTATGGACACGCTGGCGTCCCTCGCTCTGGCCACCGAACCGCCCACCGAGTCGCTGCTGCTACGCAAACCCTACGGCCGCGACAAGCCCCTCATCTCCCGGACCATGATGAAGAACATTCTGGGCCACGCCGTGTTCCagctcatcatcatcttcactCTGCTGTTTGCAG GGGAAAAGTTCTTCAACATCGACAGCGGCCGCAACGCTCCGCTGCACTCCCCGCCGTCTGAACACTACACCATCGTCTTCAACGTGTTCGTGATGATGCAGCTCTTCAATGAGATCAACGCCAGGAAGATCCACGGCGAGAGGAACGTGTTCGAGGGCGTGTACAAGAATCCCATCTTCTGCAGCGTGGTCCTGGGCACCTTTGCCCTGCAG ATCATCATCGTTCAGTTCGGAGGGAAGCCGTTCTCCTGCGCGCCGCTCACCATCGACCAGTGGCTGTGGTGCGTCTTCGTGGGAATGGGCGAGCTGCTGTGGGGACAG CTGATCTCGGCCATCCCGACCCACCACCTCAAGTTCCTGAAGGAAGCGGGCCACGGCATCACCAAGGAGGAGATCCACAAGGAGGACCTGACGGAGGACACGGACGAGATCGACCACGCAGAGATGGAGCTGCGGCGAGGCCAGATCCTCTGGTTCCGAGGGCTCAACCGGATCCAAACCCAG ATGGATGTGGTCTATACCTTCCAGACGGGCCAGGCGGCGGTGCCCGGTGCCCTGCGCCGCCAGCCGTCCGTCGTCAGCCAGCACAATGACGCCACTGCCGCCAAAACTCTCTCTAGCCCCACCCATGTAGGGCttagctcctcctcctctctcaccAACTCGGCTGGGGCTCCGgcccctgctgctgcttcctcctccGCCGCAGGCA
- the LOC122833530 gene encoding plasma membrane calcium-transporting ATPase 2-like isoform X4, with translation MANNTADHPPGNSVAEGGHDGGHDGGHDSDFGINMQELKDLMELRSAEAVGKIQDGHGDVQNICRKLKTSPIEGLSGNLADLEKRHAAFGKNFIPPKKAKTFLQLVWEALQDVTLIILEIAAIISLGLSFYHPPGGNAEACGQAAGGVEDEGEAQAGWIEGAAILFSVIIVVLVTAFNDWSKEKQFRGLQSRIEQEQKFTVIRKGQVIQIPVAEIVVGDIAQIKYGDLLPADGILIQGNDLKLDESSLTGESDQVRKSLDKDPMLLSGTHVMEGSGRMVVSAVGLNSQTGIIFTLLGSSEHDEEKKVKKAKTQDGIALEIQPLKSEEATESEEKEEVKQVKKVNVTKKEKSVLQGKLTRLAVQIGKAGLFMSALTVIILILYFVIYTFAIQGLPWMAECTPIYIQYFVKFFIIGVTVLVVAVPEGLPLAVTISLAYSVKKMMKDNNLVRHLDACETMGNATAICSDKTGTLTMNRMTVVQAYVGDMHYRTVPEPDAINPGTLDTLVNSISVNSAYTTKILPPEKEGGLPRHVGNKTECALLGLVLGLKRDYQPIRDEIPEEKMYKVYTFNSSRKSMSTVLQNADGGFRMYSKGASEIVLRKCSRILDAKGQPRVFKTKDQDEMVKKVIEPMACDGLRTICVAYRDFPAEAGEPNWDNENDILNELTCIAVVGIEDPVRPEVPAAIAKCQRAGITVRMVTGDNINTARAIATKCGILLPGEEFLCLEGKEFNTQIRNDKGEVEQERLDKVWPKLRVLARSSPTDKHTLVKGIIDSTVGETRQVVAVTGDGTNDGPALKKADVGFAMGIAGTDVAKEASDIILTDDNFTSIVKAVMWGRNVYDSISKFLQFQLTVNVVAVIVAFTGACITQDSPLKAVQMLWVNLIMDTLASLALATEPPTESLLLRKPYGRDKPLISRTMMKNILGHAVFQLIIIFTLLFAGEKFFNIDSGRNAPLHSPPSEHYTIVFNVFVMMQLFNEINARKIHGERNVFEGVYKNPIFCSVVLGTFALQIIIVQFGGKPFSCAPLTIDQWLWCVFVGMGELLWGQLISAIPTHHLKFLKEAGHGITKEEIHKEDLTEDTDEIDHAEMELRRGQILWFRGLNRIQTQMDVVYTFQTGQAAVPGALRRQPSVVSQHNDATAAKTLSSPTHVGLSSSSSLTNSAGAPAPAAASSSAAGN, from the exons ATGGCCAACAACACAGCCGACCACCCTCCGGGGAACTCGGTGGCTGAGGGCGGCCATGACGGCGGCCATGACGGCGGCCATGACAGCGACTTCGGAATTAACATGCAGGAGCTGAAGGACCTGATGGAGCTGCGGAGCGCTGAGGCTGTCGGAAAGATCCAGGACGGTCACGGAGACGTGCAGAACATCTGCCGCAAGCTCAAGACCTCGCCCATCGAAG gacTGTCTGGAAACCTGGCCGATCTAGAAAAGCGCCACGCTGCATTTGGGAAGAACTTTATTCCTCCCAAGAAGGCTAAGACGTTCCTACAGCTGGTGTGGGAGGCGCTGCAGGACGTCACACTGATCATCCTGGAGATCGCCGCCATCATCTCCCTGGGCCTGTCCTTCTACCATCCACCAGGGGGCAATGCTGAAG CATGTGGCCAGGCTGCGGGCGGCGTGGAGGACGAGGGAGAGGCGCAGGCCGGCTGGATCGAGGGAGCCGCCATCTTGTTCTCTGTCATCATCGTGGTTCTGGTCACGGCCTTCAACGACTGGTCCAAGGAGAAGCAGTTCCGCGGCCTCCAGAGTCGCATCGAGCAGGAGCAGAAGTTCACAGTCATCCGGAAAGGCCAGGTGATCCAGATCCCCGTGGCTGAGATTGTGGTGGGAGACATCGCTCAGATCAAGTACG GAGACCTGCTTCCCGCCGACGGCATCCTGATCCAAGGCAACGACCTGAAGCTGGATGAGAGCTCTCTGACCGGAGAGTCGGATCAGGTCCGGAAGTCCCTGGACAAAGACCCCATGCTGCTGTCCG GGACTCATGTGATGGAAGGCTCTGGCAGGATGGTGGTGTCTGCCGTTGGCCTCAACTCCCAGACCGGCATCATCTTCACCCTGCTGGGCTCCAGTGAGCACGACGAGGAGAAGAAAGTCAAAAAAG CCAAAACCCAGGACGGCATCGCGCTGGAGATCCAGCCGCTGAAGAGCGAGGAGGCCACCGAGtcggaggagaaggaggaggtgaagcaGGTCAAGAAGGTCAACGTGACCAAGAAGGAGAAGTCTGTTCTGCAGGGCAAGCTGACCCGGCTGGCGGTCCAGATCGGCAAGGCTG GTCTGTTCATGTCCGCCCTCACcgtcatcatcctcatcctctaCTTCGTCATCTACACGTTCGCCATCCAGGGCCTCCCCTGGATGGCCGAGTGCACGCCCATCTACATCCAGTACTTCGTCAAGTTCTTCATCATCGGCGTGACTGTTCTGGTGGTGGCGGTTCCCGAGGGGCTGCCGCTCGCCGTCACCATCTCTCTGGCCTATTCCGTCAAGAAGATGATGAAGGACAACAACCTGGTGCGCCACCTGGACGCCTGTGAGACAATGGGCAACGCCACGGCCATCTGCTCGGACAAGACGGGCACGCTGACCATGAACCGCATGACCGTGGTGCAGGCGTACGTCGGCGACATGCACTACAGGACGGTCCCGGAACCCGACGCCATCAACCCGGGAACCCTGGACACCCTGGTCAACAGCATCTCCGTCAACTCCGCCTACACCACCAAGATCTTG CCTCCAGAGAAGGAAGGCGGCCTCCCGCGCCACGTCGGCAACAAGACGGAGTGCGCCCTGCTGGGCCTGGTGCTGGGCCTGAAGAGGGActaccagccaatcagagacgaGATCCCAGAGGAAAAGATGTACAAGGTTTACACGTTCAACTCCTCCCGCAAGTCCATGAGCACAGTGCTGCAGAACGCTGATGGAGGCTTCCGGATGTACAGCAAAGGAGCGTCGGAAATCGTCCTGAGGAA GTGCTCCCGGATCCTAGACGCCAAGGGTCAGCCCCGTGTGTTCAAGACCAAAGACCAAGACGAGATGGTGAAGAAGGTGATCGAGCCGATGGCGTGCGACGGACTGCGGACCATCTGCGTGGCGTACCGGGATTTCCCTGCTGAGGCCGGGGAACCCAACTGGGACAACGAGAACGACATCCTGAACGAGCTGACCTGCATCGCCGTGGTGGGCATCGAGGACCCCGTCAGACCCGAG GTACCCGCGGCTATCGCTAAGTGCCAGCGGGCGGGAATCACCGTGCGCATGGTAACCGGGGACAACATCAACACGGCCCGCGCCATCGCCACCAAGTGCGGCATCCTGCTGCCAGGAGAGGAGTTCCTCTGTCTGGAGGGCAAAGAGTTCAACACGCAGATCAGGAACGACAAGGGAGAG GTAGAACAGGAGCGTCTGGACAAAGTCTGGCCCAAACTTCGTGTTTTAGCGCGTTCATCGCCGACGGATAAACACACCCTGGTTAAAG GAATCATCGACAGCACGGTGGGAGAAACCCGACAGGTGGTGGCCGTGACGGGAGACGGCACCAACGATGGCCCTGCTCTCAAGAAAGCCGACGTCGGCTTTGCCATG GGCATCGCCGGTACCGACGTGGCCAAGGAGGCCTCTGACATCATCCTGACCGACGATAACTTCACCAGCATCGTAAAGGCCGTCATGTGGGGCAGGAATGTCTACGACAGCATCTCCAAGTTCCTGCAGTTCCAGCTGACCGTCAACGTGGTGGCCGTGATCGTGGCCTTCACCGGCGCCTGCATCACTCAG GACTCCCCTCTGAAGGCCGTGCAGATGCTGTGGGTCAACCTCATTATGGACACGCTGGCGTCCCTCGCTCTGGCCACCGAACCGCCCACCGAGTCGCTGCTGCTACGCAAACCCTACGGCCGCGACAAGCCCCTCATCTCCCGGACCATGATGAAGAACATTCTGGGCCACGCCGTGTTCCagctcatcatcatcttcactCTGCTGTTTGCAG GGGAAAAGTTCTTCAACATCGACAGCGGCCGCAACGCTCCGCTGCACTCCCCGCCGTCTGAACACTACACCATCGTCTTCAACGTGTTCGTGATGATGCAGCTCTTCAATGAGATCAACGCCAGGAAGATCCACGGCGAGAGGAACGTGTTCGAGGGCGTGTACAAGAATCCCATCTTCTGCAGCGTGGTCCTGGGCACCTTTGCCCTGCAG ATCATCATCGTTCAGTTCGGAGGGAAGCCGTTCTCCTGCGCGCCGCTCACCATCGACCAGTGGCTGTGGTGCGTCTTCGTGGGAATGGGCGAGCTGCTGTGGGGACAG CTGATCTCGGCCATCCCGACCCACCACCTCAAGTTCCTGAAGGAAGCGGGCCACGGCATCACCAAGGAGGAGATCCACAAGGAGGACCTGACGGAGGACACGGACGAGATCGACCACGCAGAGATGGAGCTGCGGCGAGGCCAGATCCTCTGGTTCCGAGGGCTCAACCGGATCCAAACCCAG ATGGATGTGGTCTATACCTTCCAGACGGGCCAGGCGGCGGTGCCCGGTGCCCTGCGCCGCCAGCCGTCCGTCGTCAGCCAGCACAATGACGCCACTGCCGCCAAAACTCTCTCTAGCCCCACCCATGTAGGGCttagctcctcctcctctctcaccAACTCGGCTGGGGCTCCGgcccctgctgctgcttcctcctccGCCGCAGGCA
- the LOC122833530 gene encoding plasma membrane calcium-transporting ATPase 2-like isoform X7, giving the protein MANNTADHPPGNSVAEGGHDGGHDGGHDSDFGINMQELKDLMELRSAEAVGKIQDGHGDVQNICRKLKTSPIEGLSGNLADLEKRHAAFGKNFIPPKKAKTFLQLVWEALQDVTLIILEIAAIISLGLSFYHPPGGNAEACGQAAGGVEDEGEAQAGWIEGAAILFSVIIVVLVTAFNDWSKEKQFRGLQSRIEQEQKFTVIRKGQVIQIPVAEIVVGDIAQIKYGDLLPADGILIQGNDLKLDESSLTGESDQVRKSLDKDPMLLSGTHVMEGSGRMVVSAVGLNSQTGIIFTLLGSSEHDEEKKVKKGKKQGPPENRNKAKTQDGIALEIQPLKSEEATESEEKEEVKQVKKVNVTKKEKSVLQGKLTRLAVQIGKAGLFMSALTVIILILYFVIYTFAIQGLPWMAECTPIYIQYFVKFFIIGVTVLVVAVPEGLPLAVTISLAYSVKKMMKDNNLVRHLDACETMGNATAICSDKTGTLTMNRMTVVQAYVGDMHYRTVPEPDAINPGTLDTLVNSISVNSAYTTKILPPEKEGGLPRHVGNKTECALLGLVLGLKRDYQPIRDEIPEEKMYKVYTFNSSRKSMSTVLQNADGGFRMYSKGASEIVLRKCSRILDAKGQPRVFKTKDQDEMVKKVIEPMACDGLRTICVAYRDFPAEAGEPNWDNENDILNELTCIAVVGIEDPVRPEVPAAIAKCQRAGITVRMVTGDNINTARAIATKCGILLPGEEFLCLEGKEFNTQIRNDKGEVEQERLDKVWPKLRVLARSSPTDKHTLVKGIIDSTVGETRQVVAVTGDGTNDGPALKKADVGFAMGIAGTDVAKEASDIILTDDNFTSIVKAVMWGRNVYDSISKFLQFQLTVNVVAVIVAFTGACITQDSPLKAVQMLWVNLIMDTLASLALATEPPTESLLLRKPYGRDKPLISRTMMKNILGHAVFQLIIIFTLLFAGEKFFNIDSGRNAPLHSPPSEHYTIVFNVFVMMQLFNEINARKIHGERNVFEGVYKNPIFCSVVLGTFALQIIIVQFGGKPFSCAPLTIDQWLWCVFVGMGELLWGQLISAIPTHHLKFLKEAGHGITKEEIHKEDLTEDTDEIDHAEMELRRGQILWFRGLNRIQTQMDVVYTFQTGQAAVPGALRRQPSVVSQHNDATAAKTLSSPTHIKVVNAFRSSIFEMESPHSRSSIHSFMAHPEFLPHSEEEAPRFSIIEEKSDAIEELH; this is encoded by the exons ATGGCCAACAACACAGCCGACCACCCTCCGGGGAACTCGGTGGCTGAGGGCGGCCATGACGGCGGCCATGACGGCGGCCATGACAGCGACTTCGGAATTAACATGCAGGAGCTGAAGGACCTGATGGAGCTGCGGAGCGCTGAGGCTGTCGGAAAGATCCAGGACGGTCACGGAGACGTGCAGAACATCTGCCGCAAGCTCAAGACCTCGCCCATCGAAG gacTGTCTGGAAACCTGGCCGATCTAGAAAAGCGCCACGCTGCATTTGGGAAGAACTTTATTCCTCCCAAGAAGGCTAAGACGTTCCTACAGCTGGTGTGGGAGGCGCTGCAGGACGTCACACTGATCATCCTGGAGATCGCCGCCATCATCTCCCTGGGCCTGTCCTTCTACCATCCACCAGGGGGCAATGCTGAAG CATGTGGCCAGGCTGCGGGCGGCGTGGAGGACGAGGGAGAGGCGCAGGCCGGCTGGATCGAGGGAGCCGCCATCTTGTTCTCTGTCATCATCGTGGTTCTGGTCACGGCCTTCAACGACTGGTCCAAGGAGAAGCAGTTCCGCGGCCTCCAGAGTCGCATCGAGCAGGAGCAGAAGTTCACAGTCATCCGGAAAGGCCAGGTGATCCAGATCCCCGTGGCTGAGATTGTGGTGGGAGACATCGCTCAGATCAAGTACG GAGACCTGCTTCCCGCCGACGGCATCCTGATCCAAGGCAACGACCTGAAGCTGGATGAGAGCTCTCTGACCGGAGAGTCGGATCAGGTCCGGAAGTCCCTGGACAAAGACCCCATGCTGCTGTCCG GGACTCATGTGATGGAAGGCTCTGGCAGGATGGTGGTGTCTGCCGTTGGCCTCAACTCCCAGACCGGCATCATCTTCACCCTGCTGGGCTCCAGTGAGCACGACGAGGAGAAGAAAGTCAAAAAAG GTAAAAAACAAGGACCCCCCGAAAATCGCAACAAAG CCAAAACCCAGGACGGCATCGCGCTGGAGATCCAGCCGCTGAAGAGCGAGGAGGCCACCGAGtcggaggagaaggaggaggtgaagcaGGTCAAGAAGGTCAACGTGACCAAGAAGGAGAAGTCTGTTCTGCAGGGCAAGCTGACCCGGCTGGCGGTCCAGATCGGCAAGGCTG GTCTGTTCATGTCCGCCCTCACcgtcatcatcctcatcctctaCTTCGTCATCTACACGTTCGCCATCCAGGGCCTCCCCTGGATGGCCGAGTGCACGCCCATCTACATCCAGTACTTCGTCAAGTTCTTCATCATCGGCGTGACTGTTCTGGTGGTGGCGGTTCCCGAGGGGCTGCCGCTCGCCGTCACCATCTCTCTGGCCTATTCCGTCAAGAAGATGATGAAGGACAACAACCTGGTGCGCCACCTGGACGCCTGTGAGACAATGGGCAACGCCACGGCCATCTGCTCGGACAAGACGGGCACGCTGACCATGAACCGCATGACCGTGGTGCAGGCGTACGTCGGCGACATGCACTACAGGACGGTCCCGGAACCCGACGCCATCAACCCGGGAACCCTGGACACCCTGGTCAACAGCATCTCCGTCAACTCCGCCTACACCACCAAGATCTTG CCTCCAGAGAAGGAAGGCGGCCTCCCGCGCCACGTCGGCAACAAGACGGAGTGCGCCCTGCTGGGCCTGGTGCTGGGCCTGAAGAGGGActaccagccaatcagagacgaGATCCCAGAGGAAAAGATGTACAAGGTTTACACGTTCAACTCCTCCCGCAAGTCCATGAGCACAGTGCTGCAGAACGCTGATGGAGGCTTCCGGATGTACAGCAAAGGAGCGTCGGAAATCGTCCTGAGGAA GTGCTCCCGGATCCTAGACGCCAAGGGTCAGCCCCGTGTGTTCAAGACCAAAGACCAAGACGAGATGGTGAAGAAGGTGATCGAGCCGATGGCGTGCGACGGACTGCGGACCATCTGCGTGGCGTACCGGGATTTCCCTGCTGAGGCCGGGGAACCCAACTGGGACAACGAGAACGACATCCTGAACGAGCTGACCTGCATCGCCGTGGTGGGCATCGAGGACCCCGTCAGACCCGAG GTACCCGCGGCTATCGCTAAGTGCCAGCGGGCGGGAATCACCGTGCGCATGGTAACCGGGGACAACATCAACACGGCCCGCGCCATCGCCACCAAGTGCGGCATCCTGCTGCCAGGAGAGGAGTTCCTCTGTCTGGAGGGCAAAGAGTTCAACACGCAGATCAGGAACGACAAGGGAGAG GTAGAACAGGAGCGTCTGGACAAAGTCTGGCCCAAACTTCGTGTTTTAGCGCGTTCATCGCCGACGGATAAACACACCCTGGTTAAAG GAATCATCGACAGCACGGTGGGAGAAACCCGACAGGTGGTGGCCGTGACGGGAGACGGCACCAACGATGGCCCTGCTCTCAAGAAAGCCGACGTCGGCTTTGCCATG GGCATCGCCGGTACCGACGTGGCCAAGGAGGCCTCTGACATCATCCTGACCGACGATAACTTCACCAGCATCGTAAAGGCCGTCATGTGGGGCAGGAATGTCTACGACAGCATCTCCAAGTTCCTGCAGTTCCAGCTGACCGTCAACGTGGTGGCCGTGATCGTGGCCTTCACCGGCGCCTGCATCACTCAG GACTCCCCTCTGAAGGCCGTGCAGATGCTGTGGGTCAACCTCATTATGGACACGCTGGCGTCCCTCGCTCTGGCCACCGAACCGCCCACCGAGTCGCTGCTGCTACGCAAACCCTACGGCCGCGACAAGCCCCTCATCTCCCGGACCATGATGAAGAACATTCTGGGCCACGCCGTGTTCCagctcatcatcatcttcactCTGCTGTTTGCAG GGGAAAAGTTCTTCAACATCGACAGCGGCCGCAACGCTCCGCTGCACTCCCCGCCGTCTGAACACTACACCATCGTCTTCAACGTGTTCGTGATGATGCAGCTCTTCAATGAGATCAACGCCAGGAAGATCCACGGCGAGAGGAACGTGTTCGAGGGCGTGTACAAGAATCCCATCTTCTGCAGCGTGGTCCTGGGCACCTTTGCCCTGCAG ATCATCATCGTTCAGTTCGGAGGGAAGCCGTTCTCCTGCGCGCCGCTCACCATCGACCAGTGGCTGTGGTGCGTCTTCGTGGGAATGGGCGAGCTGCTGTGGGGACAG CTGATCTCGGCCATCCCGACCCACCACCTCAAGTTCCTGAAGGAAGCGGGCCACGGCATCACCAAGGAGGAGATCCACAAGGAGGACCTGACGGAGGACACGGACGAGATCGACCACGCAGAGATGGAGCTGCGGCGAGGCCAGATCCTCTGGTTCCGAGGGCTCAACCGGATCCAAACCCAG ATGGATGTGGTCTATACCTTCCAGACGGGCCAGGCGGCGGTGCCCGGTGCCCTGCGCCGCCAGCCGTCCGTCGTCAGCCAGCACAATGACGCCACTGCCGCCAAAACTCTCTCTAGCCCCACCCAT